Part of the Virgibacillus natechei genome is shown below.
CTTTAGATAGACGGCAGCCATCAATAATGGACGCATGATTTAATTCATCGGAAAGAATTGCATCATTTTTATCCATGACTGCAGAAATTGCTGCCATATTACAGTTAAATCCGGACTGATAGGATATAGCCGCTTCTGTTCCTTTAAATGCTGCAAGCTTTTTTTCTAAATCAATATGAATATCCAATGTGCCATTTATCGTACGAACCGCTCCTGCTCCAACACCATATGAATCAATAGCATCTTTTGCCACCTTCTTTAGACGATCGTCAGTTGTAAGACCTAAGTAGTTATTTGATGAAAGATTAATTGATTTCTTCCCGTCAATTGTGATCATTGCCCCATTAGCACCTTGAACGGAATCAATTTCATTATATAGTCCTCGTTTTTTTAAGTCGGTAATATTTTCATTTAAAAAAGTATCCAACACTTTACTAGTCATATTTTTATTTCCCTCCAACATGTAAGCGCTTTACTTATAGTTTAACATAAAAAACGTGGATTGTTACCCGAAATAAATGTACGAAACGTAATAATACCATTTTCGTTAACTCATTCACTTTTAGAAAACTTGGCTTATTATTTCTATGTTTGCAAGATTTACATGTACTTTTTCAGAAAAATAGATGGTGATTTTCTACTATTTTTATTATACTATTTATAGAGAGTAAAAGTTGGAGGCATAGAAATGAAAAAATCACTAATCGCATTATTTATCGTAATTATTTCAGCTATTGGAATTATAGGTTATACGCAACCCTTTGATGGGCCAAATGAAGTTATTGAAGAAAACAACCACTCTACGACAATCAAGTCGTAGATTTAAATATAAAAGTTTATAGAAGGCAAAAAAAGGAAAGTATCTTATTAATAGATACTTTCCTTTTACTATATTTTTATCGTAGTTTAACGGGCAGTAAAACCCGAACTGAATGACGTTTTACTTTATCTTCAGGATGTAACTATTACTCTACTATTGTTACATCCACTGTTTGTACACCCCAGTCATAAGCTTCATCTTTAGACGGGACGTGAACATCAATTTTGTTACCATTAATTGCGCTACCTACATCTCCAGCTACAGCATAGCCATAACCTTCAACATATACTTCAGAACCAAGCGGAATAACATTTGGGTCAACAGCAATTACTTTTTCATTCGGATTTTCATTTAAATCAATTCCTGTTGATGTAACACCAGAACATCCTTCACACCCAGCTGTATATGCTGTTGCAGAAACGGAAAGGGTCTTCCCCTCTGTTTCTTGCGCTGTATGATTTACTTCTTGAGTTGATTCACTTTCAGCTGCAGTATCCTGTGTTTCTGGCTCACTTGACTGCTCACTGTCTGATTGTGAACGTTCGTTAGTTGTTTCATTAGATGTTGTTGCTTCAGGTACATCGTCCTGTTCAACGTTTGCACCTTCAATCGTTAACTCTTGTGCGATACTAATGATATCAGATGTAAGATCATTCGATTCTTTTAAATCCTCTACAGTTACATCGAATTCATTACTAATACTGATTAGTGTATCGCCTTCTTTTACTATATATGTCTCATCGTTATTAATAGATATTGTTTGTTTTGGGTGAATTACAGTAGATTTTAGTTCATTTATATCTATTAAATCATCAACGGTAGTTTGGTATTGGTCTGCGATGTCCCAGAGGTTGTCCCCTTGTTTTACCTCATGGTCTTCTTCTGCTGCAACACTTGTTGCAGCTGTGCCAGCAATGATAATTCCTGCTGATACTGCGGCTACTAATTTTTTCATTAGTAATCCCTCCTTTAATTTCTGACAAAGCCTATAGTATCATACGGCTACAGACAATGCAGTTACAAGACTTTTAAAAGTCTGTTACAAGGATTACCAAAAAGGAGAGATTTTATTACATTTGTCATCGTTTTGATATAAAAGTCGGATTAACCTAGATTTTATAATACAAAAGTAATAGAAAGAGAGTTTTATAATACTAAAAACCCCAAGCGCTGGATCATCCATCACTTGGGGTTTTAATTCATTTTACAATGAACCCATTTTATAATTCTAGTTCTTCACCAAAATCTATGGTTGATAAACTAGGTGTAATAACTGCCCGCTGCGGAAAAACACTACACTTTCCCACTGGAGTCTCCGTGTTTTTCCTCCGCTAGCTAGTCTTATTATCATATTTATTCACTAATATCGACCATAGATTTTAGTGTTGAGCCATAATTCTAGTTAAATAAACCTCTGAAAAAATTACCTATGGATTGGAAGAAATCTCTTACCTGGTCCCAGAATCCTTCATCCAAATTTAATTGATCAATTTGATCCCTAACAGTGGAGGCAATGTCTTCTAGCTGATTTCTAACTTGATCGAAGTTGATGTTCAAATCTTGCATTTGATCAAATAGGTCTACCAACCTTTGTCGATCTGCTTCATCTAAAGAGATTTCTAGATTCTCCAATTGTTCCTCGACAATTTGTTGTACATCTTCTCTTGTTGCTGGATCTTGATCAGCAATCATTTGTTTAATTTCTGATAATAACTCACTTACTTTTTCTTGAGATACTCCATCTTCTTCCGCAAGATCTGTTGCTACATTAAGCTCTTCATTCGCAAGTTCCATCCGTTCCTTATCAAGTTCTTCGCCTTCAACATCATACGCTTTGTAGATTCCTGTTAAGGCTGAATGCCCCGTTACGGCAACAGGTGAAGCAACATCTACCGTTGCATTCTCTACACCTGCTGTTAACAACGCATTTGCATACATCTCATTTGCAACTTCTGTAATATTATCAGGAGTGACAATGTTTACCGTTAACCCTGCGCCACTTTCTTCTAGGGTTATTTTAGCGGATGAGTACATATTAGAATCAGGATTGCCATTAATAAAGTCAGCGTAGTCCTGTCCGGTTACATCATATTCTTCAACTGCATCTGAATCTGTTATTTCTAAAATGTCACGAACTTCAGCTCGCTGATCCTCTGTTAATTGTTCTCCGTAAACGATAATATTAGCTGAGGTAGCTTGAACAGGTGTTGACATCCCTGTAATTAAACCCACTACTAACAGGAACAAAAATGCTATCTTTAACTGATATTTCATATATTATTACCCCTTTTAAGATTATTTTACTTCATCATTCTAATGCTAGCTTACTTAACCTGGCAATCGCAGCCACGTATGCTACTTGGAAAATTGGCATTCATAAAAGGGATTCGAAGAAAGCATTCTTGCTTTGTCACCCTATCTGCCAAGAAAAACACAAACCCTAATCAATCTTATTATAACCTCTAACCATATATACGACAATATTTACTTTTTTATTTGGGCTCTTTTCGAAAGTATTATTGCTTTTAAATTTTCGAAGTTGATATAAAAGACGACGTAACTGTTTTCTAAAAGTATTTTCTATAATCGCCGTTCGGGATCGCTCCAGGCGGATGCTTTCCGCGGGCACGGCTTCAGCCTCCTTGCCCTGGCAAAGGGTATGTAGACGTTGTTCGTAAAGAACGGTTTTAGTCGACCTTCCTTAGGATAGTCCTCCGGAGTCTTCAGACACGTGCTGGGGCTGGGGCTGGGGCTGCGCTTACTCGCCCCACCGAAAACATTTGTTCCCGCAGGAATCAACAGCCCTCCGCTCCAATCAACCATCATAAAAGTGCTGGCTGTCATGTTACAGTGTTCATACTAGCGGAGGAAATACACGGAGACTCCTGCGGGAACAGTGGCCAGAGTGAGACCCCGCAGAACGGAGTTCGAGGAGGCTCACGGGTCACCCGCGGAAAGCGGAGTGTATTTCCGTAGCGGTATTACGTCGCATTCTATAGAAATTGTATCAAAAACACCACCCTTAAGAAAACAGCCTTTATTCGTTACAATTGGCTAATACTTATAAGCAAAATACTTTCGTTTTTTAGTCAAATCAGATATATTTAGGGTAACGAAATAAATTTCAAGAAAGAAGGGCATCACAATTACTAATCAAGAAGAGCAACTTGCGAAACGCAATTTAGCCATCATGTGGTTGGCTAACTTTTTTATTGCTGGAAGTATGACCATGGTAATTCCCTTTATCTCCTTATATATTGATTCACTCGGCAATTTCTCTGAAAGCTACGTACAGACATGGTCAGGTTTTACGTTTGGTATTACTTTTGTAACTGCTTTTTTAGTTTCCCCTATTTGGGGTCGTATAGGTGACAAATACGGCAGGAAAAAAATCTTAATTTTCTCCGCTTTCGGAATTGGTCTATCTGTTTTTTTTATGGGGTTTGCCACATCAGTATGGCAGCTTTTTATTTTGCGACTCATAATGGGAGTTGCAACTGGATTTATTCCAATGTCTCAAGCTTTCATCTCCACACAAACGCCACAAAAAATCGCCGGAAGAGTACTGGGAACCCTTCAGACTGGCAGTATAACCGGGGCATTAATGGGACCATTACTTGGTGGAGTACTGGCAGATACATTCGGCTATGCAAGCACATTTAAATGGGTTTCGGTCACGGTATTCCTATCTGCACTCATTGTCTTATTTGGTATAAAAGAAATGAAATTAAAATTATCTGACGATGCAAGCGATTATAAGTCCTATTCCAGTAAAGAAGTGATAAAATATATCATTCAAAAACCAGTATTACTTGTTGTAATGCTTATTTCTGCACTCGTCCAAATTGCACATTTTAGTATACAGCCAATTTTATCTTTGTTCGTTGCAGAAATACATGGGCCGGCCAATATTGCATTTTTCTCTGGCCTCGCCTTTTCCGCAGCAGGGCTTGGGAATTTATTAATGACTAGAAACTGGGGAAAGCTTGGGGATCGAACTGGCTATATTAGAATATTAATCATTCTACTGTTCGCAGCTGGACTCGTCTACTTTCCTGGTGCCTTTGTTACAAGTATTTGGCAATTGGTTATTTTACGATTTTTACTTGGGGTAGCTATTGGTGGGATTATTCCAGTTCGTATCGCGTATATCAGGCAGGAAGCCCCAATATCCATGCAAGGTGAAGTGCTTGGTTATAACACAAGCCTACGCTTTCTAGGAAATATTATCGGCCCTGCAATGGGTGGTATGCTCGCTGGACTCTTCGGATTCTCCGTCGTCTTCTTTATAACTAGTGGGTTGCTTATATTGAGTGGTTCCATCTTGTTAATCGTATGGTATAAACATGAATATGCATCAAAAAAATCTCCAAGCTTATCTACACATTCACAATAGGCGAAAGCTATTAACCATATGCTGAATGTCATTGATAAACTTGGGGAGACTATTGAGACATCATGAATGCTGAAGGATTGATTTGTTCGTCTAATTATGTTAAAAATAATAGAGCCTTTTAAAAGGCTTCTTTTGAACTCAAGTAATAGAAAGAAAGTGATTCAATGGGAATAGTCGTTGTTGAGGTTTGTGACGGAAATGCAATCACTACAGTTAATATAGAAGAAATTATCGAAGCAGAATTTCCAGAAGTGGCTGTGCTAATGAATGAATGCCTATCATTTTGTGGCTTATGCCGCGTAAAACCATATGCATTAGTTAACAATAAACGCGTTTTCGGTAACACACCTGAAGATTGTTTAGCTAAAATAAAAGAAGCAATAAAAGAAGAACTGGCTGTTTATCAATAATTGCCAGTTCTTCTTTTATTGTAAGGATAAAACGTAGGCTCATGCCATAAATTGACAATAATTTTCGACAAGTATTTCCTGGGAAATACTTGTCGAAATTTGTTTTTAAAATTCAATAGACAAGCACAATCTTAAAGGCTTGCTTTAAAAATAGCTATTGAATCTTCTTTTGTTAATGTTTTAAAATTACCGAACTGAGGTCTGGCGATCACCGTTTTATCTGCCATTTGCTCAATGGTGCTTTCATCAATTTTATAATCGGCTAATGTTGCAGGTGCCTCGATACGATCCCAGAATTGGCGTAACGTATTGATTCCCTCGAGTCCTGCTTCATAGTCGGTTTTACCAGAAGCATCTACGTCAAATACACGTACTGCAAGTTGCTTAAAACGAGCAGCATTTTCTTCATTCAATACATGCTTCATCCAATTCGGGAATAATATAGCCAATCCCCCACCATGCGGAATATCATGTACTGCTGATACGGCATGCTCTAAATTATGTGTTGCCCAGTCTCCGCGAAAACCCATGCTTAGCATGTCATTTAAAGCAAGCGTTCCACTCAACATCACGGTTTCGCGATGCTCGTAATTTTCCAAATCGTCAAGTAATTTCGGAGCCGTTTCGATAACGGTTCTCAAGATGGATTCACAAAACCGATCTTGAATCGGCGTATTTGTTGCTAAGTGGAAATAATGCTCCAGTACGTGTGACATAATATCCACCACGCCATAAACAGTTTGGTCTTGCGGAACGGAGAACGTATTTGCTGGATCAAGAATCGAAAATGCAGGACTTGTATAGGGTGATCCCCAGCCATGCTTTTCATTCGTATCCCAGTTTGTAATGACAGAGCCTCGATTCATTTCGGATCCAGTTGCTGCATGTGTTAATACCGTTCCGAATGGCAGTGCATCTGTCGCTTTTTCCTTCTTCGTTACAATGTCCCACATATCAACATCTGTTTTTGCACCTGTTGCAATGGCTTTCGTACAGTCAATCGTACTTCCGCCACCAATAGCCAACAAGAATTCTACACCTTCATTTTTACAAATTTCAACACCTCTACGAACGGTGGAGATGCGAGGATTAGGTTCCACACCTGAAAGTTCAACTACCTGTGCATCTATTTCTGCTAGTTTTTCCAGCACATTGTCATAAATGCCATTGCGTTTTATGCTTCCACCACCATAAACAATCAGCACCTTTTTTCCATGCTTGTTAACTTCTTTTGGAAGAGCATCTAACTGCCCTTTTCCAAAAATTAATTTTGTTGGATTATAATAAGTGAAATTTTCCACATTAAACCTTCCTTCTATTTTGTATATACAACTGCATCCATTTCAACGAGCAGATCCTTTGGCAAACGACTTACTTCAACCGTTGCTCTCGCTGGATAAGGCTCACTTAAATAAGCTCCGTAAATATCATTGACGGTTGCAAAATCATCCATTGAACTTAAATAAATTGTAAATTTAACGACTTGTGAAAAATCAGTTCCCGCTTCCGTAAGAATGGTTTTTAAGTTCTTCATTACTTGTTCGGTTTGTTTTTCAATCCCCTCGACTACCTCAGAAGTTGCAGGGTTAATTCCAATTTGTCCGGAAACATAAATAAAATCACCTGCTTGAATGGCTTGCGAATACGGCCCCAGTGCTGCTGGTGCGTTTTCTGTAAAGATTTCTTTTACCATTATAATTCCTCCTTTACTTATTTACCTTATTGTATCATTTATTCAGTCCCTTTTGCTGCCAAAACATCCCTATATTCCATCACAGAC
Proteins encoded:
- a CDS encoding 3D domain-containing protein; this translates as MKKLVAAVSAGIIIAGTAATSVAAEEDHEVKQGDNLWDIADQYQTTVDDLIDINELKSTVIHPKQTISINNDETYIVKEGDTLISISNEFDVTVEDLKESNDLTSDIISIAQELTIEGANVEQDDVPEATTSNETTNERSQSDSEQSSEPETQDTAAESESTQEVNHTAQETEGKTLSVSATAYTAGCEGCSGVTSTGIDLNENPNEKVIAVDPNVIPLGSEVYVEGYGYAVAGDVGSAINGNKIDVHVPSKDEAYDWGVQTVDVTIVE
- a CDS encoding DUF1002 domain-containing protein, giving the protein MKYQLKIAFLFLLVVGLITGMSTPVQATSANIIVYGEQLTEDQRAEVRDILEITDSDAVEEYDVTGQDYADFINGNPDSNMYSSAKITLEESGAGLTVNIVTPDNITEVANEMYANALLTAGVENATVDVASPVAVTGHSALTGIYKAYDVEGEELDKERMELANEELNVATDLAEEDGVSQEKVSELLSEIKQMIADQDPATREDVQQIVEEQLENLEISLDEADRQRLVDLFDQMQDLNINFDQVRNQLEDIASTVRDQIDQLNLDEGFWDQVRDFFQSIGNFFRGLFN
- a CDS encoding MFS transporter, producing MWLANFFIAGSMTMVIPFISLYIDSLGNFSESYVQTWSGFTFGITFVTAFLVSPIWGRIGDKYGRKKILIFSAFGIGLSVFFMGFATSVWQLFILRLIMGVATGFIPMSQAFISTQTPQKIAGRVLGTLQTGSITGALMGPLLGGVLADTFGYASTFKWVSVTVFLSALIVLFGIKEMKLKLSDDASDYKSYSSKEVIKYIIQKPVLLVVMLISALVQIAHFSIQPILSLFVAEIHGPANIAFFSGLAFSAAGLGNLLMTRNWGKLGDRTGYIRILIILLFAAGLVYFPGAFVTSIWQLVILRFLLGVAIGGIIPVRIAYIRQEAPISMQGEVLGYNTSLRFLGNIIGPAMGGMLAGLFGFSVVFFITSGLLILSGSILLIVWYKHEYASKKSPSLSTHSQ
- a CDS encoding DUF1450 domain-containing protein, whose product is MGIVVVEVCDGNAITTVNIEEIIEAEFPEVAVLMNECLSFCGLCRVKPYALVNNKRVFGNTPEDCLAKIKEAIKEELAVYQ
- a CDS encoding iron-containing alcohol dehydrogenase, which translates into the protein MENFTYYNPTKLIFGKGQLDALPKEVNKHGKKVLIVYGGGSIKRNGIYDNVLEKLAEIDAQVVELSGVEPNPRISTVRRGVEICKNEGVEFLLAIGGGSTIDCTKAIATGAKTDVDMWDIVTKKEKATDALPFGTVLTHAATGSEMNRGSVITNWDTNEKHGWGSPYTSPAFSILDPANTFSVPQDQTVYGVVDIMSHVLEHYFHLATNTPIQDRFCESILRTVIETAPKLLDDLENYEHRETVMLSGTLALNDMLSMGFRGDWATHNLEHAVSAVHDIPHGGGLAILFPNWMKHVLNEENAARFKQLAVRVFDVDASGKTDYEAGLEGINTLRQFWDRIEAPATLADYKIDESTIEQMADKTVIARPQFGNFKTLTKEDSIAIFKASL
- a CDS encoding RidA family protein, with the protein product MVKEIFTENAPAALGPYSQAIQAGDFIYVSGQIGINPATSEVVEGIEKQTEQVMKNLKTILTEAGTDFSQVVKFTIYLSSMDDFATVNDIYGAYLSEPYPARATVEVSRLPKDLLVEMDAVVYTK